A single region of the Zootoca vivipara chromosome 2, rZooViv1.1, whole genome shotgun sequence genome encodes:
- the LOC118080190 gene encoding BOLA class I histocompatibility antigen, alpha chain BL3-7-like, whose protein sequence is MGVLLRWPPLILWAAAHLLLLDCAGSTSHSLRYFFTAVSEPGQGLPQFITVGYVDDQQFVQYDSDTKKALPHVPWIRKAKKQDPYYWEKSMQHFQGAEDVLGLNLETLQYRFNKSEGFYSLQEMLGCDLSSDGRKGGYWQFGYDGRDFIAFDKETLTWTAANTQAQVTKEKWDPIKEQNQYRKAYLEEECIEWLQRYLDYGKETLLRTEAPVVKVTRKADYDSLETLVCQVHGFYPKEIDANWVRDGEVWQEGTSRGLVAPNSDGTYYVLLSVTIDPEERDRFRCRVEHDSLKKPLDVAWEKPGGSTSHSLRYFGTAMSEPGQGLPQFISVGYVDDQQFVQYDSDTKKALPRIPWIRKVEKEDPQYWHRATQTFQGNELRYRENLEIERNRYNQSGGIHTYQMMLGCELMSDGRKRGYRQYSYDGRDFIALDMETLTWTAADTEAQVIKRKWDAELAQNQYWKAYLEKRCIEWLQRYLDYGKETLLRTEAPVVKVTRKADYDSQETLVCQVHGFYPKEIDANWVKDGEVWQEGTSRGLVAPNSDGTYYVLLSVRIDPEERDRFRCRVEHDSLEKPLDVAWEKEPVSLGLIVGAILGVLAAILLVSGIVFFIIRRKRSEKLAYKAASTSDQGSDSSAKVGV, encoded by the exons ATGGGGGTCCTCCTCCGCTGGCCCCCCCTGATCCTGTGGGCGGCTGCCCACCTGCTGCTCCTGGACTGCGCAG gCTCAACCTCTCACTCCCTGCGCTACTTCTTCACAGCCGTATCTGAGCCTGGCCAGGGGCTGCCCCAGTTCATTACTGTGGGGTATGTGGATGACCAGCAATTCGTTCAGTACGACAGTGACACCAAGAAGGCGCTGCCTCACGTCCCCTGGATAAGGAAGGCGAAAAAGCAGGATCCTTATTACTGGGAGAAGAGCATGCAGCACTTTCAGGGTGCTGAGGATGTGCTGGGGCTGAACCTGGAAACCCTGCAGTATCGCTTTAACAAGAGCGAAG GTTTTTACTCCCTGCAGGAGATGCTTGGCTGTGATCTGAGTTCAGACGGGCGCAAAGGAGGGTATTGGCAGTTTGGCTACGACGGGAGGGACTTCATCGCCTTCGACAAGGAGACCCTTACCTGGACGGCAGCCAATACGCAGGCCCAAGTAACCAAGGAGAAGTGGGATCCTATCAAGGAACAGAACCAGTACCGGAAAGCCTACCTGGAGGAGGAGTGCATTGAGTGGCTGCAGAGATACCTGGACTATGGGAAGGAGACTCTGCTGAGGACag AGGCTCCGGTGGTGAAGGTGACCAGAAAGGCAGACTATGACAGCCTGGAGACCCTTGTTTGCCAAGTCCACGGCTTCTACCCCAAGGAGATTGATGCCAACTGGGTGAGGGACGGGGAGGTCTGGCAGGAGGGCACCTCCCGAGGATTGGTCGCCCCCAACTCGGATGGGACCTACTATGTTTTGCTCAGTGTCACGATCGACCCCGAGGAGAGGGACCGCTTCCGGTGCCGCGTGGAGCATGACAGCCTGAAGAAACCTCTGGACGTGGCCTGGGAGAAGCCag GAG gCTCCACTTCTCACTCCCTGCGCTACTTTGGCACAGCCATGTCTGAGCCTGGCCAGGGGCTGCCCCAGTTCATTTCTGTGGGATACGTGGATGACCAGCAGTTCGTTCAGTACGACAGTGACACCAAGAAGGCGCTGCCTCGCATCCCTTGGATAAGGAAGGTGGAAAAAGAGGATCCTCAGTACTGGCACAGGGCGACTCAGACATTTCAGGGCAATGAGCTCCGGTACAGGGAAAACCTGGAAATTGAAAGGAATCGCTACAACCAGAGCGGAG GGATCCACACCTATCAGATGATGCTTGGCTGTGAGCTGATGTCAGACGGGCGCAAAAGAGGATATAGGCAGTACAGCTATGATGGGAGGGACTTCATCGCCCTCGACATGGAGACCCTCACCTGGACGGCAGCTGATACAGAGGCCCAAGTGATCAAGAGGAAGTGGGATGCCGAATTGGCCCAGAACCAGTACTGGAAAGCCTACCTGGAGAAGAGGTGCATTGAGTGGCTGCAGAGATACCTGGACTATGGGAAGGAGACTCTGCTGAGGACAg AGGCTCCGGTGGTGAAGGTGACCAGGAAGGCAGACTATGACAGCCAGGAGACCCTTGTTTGCCAAGTCCACGGCTTCTACCCCAAGGAGATTGATGCCAACTGGGTGAAGGACGGGGAGGTCTGGCAGGAGGGCACCTCCCGAGGATTGGTCGCCCCCAACTCAGATGGGACCTACTATGTCTTGCTCAGTGTCAGGATCGACCCCGAGGAGAGGGACCGCTTCCGGTGCCGCGTGGAGCATGACAGCCTGGAGAAGCCTCTGGACGTGGCCTGGGAGAAGGAGCCtg